Proteins co-encoded in one Haloarcula pelagica genomic window:
- the ligA gene encoding ATP-dependent DNA ligase LigA gives MEFATFAERAAAIEAESADTEIVAAVADLFAVAGEDLGTVARFVQGRVFPAHESRTLDIGPRLCYEAIARAAGRNVDADAVERRLADRGEIGAVAASYDFGGQQGLGAFAGGGPDGVTVAEVADRLAELAAADGDGSQATKVDTLFGLFNRCSPQEARFLARLVLEEMRIGVGEGTVRDATAAAFDVPVEAVERALQVSNDCGRVAVVAREQGESGLDGIALAVGRPVKAMLAQAGTVTDALADWDRAAVEWKYDGARVQVHYDGADVRLFSRNMEDVTDPLPEVVETIETALDRPAILDGEVVAVDDDGDPLPFQEVLRRFRRKHDVARAREAVAVRFHAFDCLHVDGEDLLDTPLEQRRERLDGLVPADSDVVSAYWQTDDPDRIAEIERAALDAGHEGIMLKDPESTYTPGKRGKNWRKRKPDVETLDCVVTGAEWGEGRRANVLGTFELSVRSDEGYATVGNVATGVTDAELESLTERIEPLVTAEDGQSVTVSPEVVFEVGYEEIQPSTTYESGYALRFPRFLAVRDDTGPAGADSLSRVERLAASQ, from the coding sequence ATGGAGTTCGCCACGTTCGCCGAGCGCGCCGCCGCCATCGAAGCCGAGTCCGCAGACACCGAGATCGTCGCCGCCGTCGCGGACCTCTTTGCGGTCGCCGGCGAGGACCTCGGGACGGTCGCGCGGTTCGTCCAGGGTCGTGTCTTCCCGGCCCACGAGTCCCGAACGCTCGATATCGGCCCGCGGCTCTGCTACGAGGCGATCGCTCGGGCGGCGGGCCGGAACGTCGACGCGGACGCCGTCGAACGGCGGCTTGCCGACCGGGGCGAGATCGGCGCCGTCGCCGCGAGCTACGACTTCGGTGGCCAGCAGGGACTCGGCGCGTTCGCGGGCGGCGGCCCCGACGGCGTGACGGTCGCCGAGGTCGCCGACCGACTCGCCGAACTCGCGGCCGCCGACGGCGACGGAAGCCAGGCGACGAAAGTCGACACCCTCTTCGGGCTGTTCAACCGCTGCAGTCCCCAGGAGGCTCGTTTTCTGGCGCGGCTCGTCCTCGAAGAGATGCGGATCGGCGTCGGCGAGGGAACCGTCAGGGACGCCACGGCCGCCGCGTTCGATGTCCCGGTCGAAGCGGTCGAACGCGCGCTCCAGGTCTCGAACGACTGTGGCCGCGTCGCGGTCGTCGCCCGCGAACAGGGTGAATCGGGACTCGACGGGATCGCGCTCGCCGTCGGCCGGCCGGTCAAGGCGATGCTCGCACAGGCCGGGACCGTGACCGACGCGCTGGCCGACTGGGACCGAGCCGCCGTCGAATGGAAGTACGACGGGGCGCGGGTCCAGGTCCACTACGACGGGGCGGACGTGCGGCTGTTCTCGCGGAACATGGAGGACGTGACCGACCCGCTGCCGGAAGTCGTCGAGACGATCGAGACGGCGCTGGACCGGCCGGCGATCCTCGACGGCGAGGTCGTTGCGGTCGACGACGACGGCGATCCGCTCCCCTTCCAGGAGGTGCTCCGGCGGTTCCGCCGGAAACACGACGTGGCACGGGCCCGCGAGGCGGTGGCGGTCAGGTTCCACGCGTTCGACTGCCTCCACGTCGACGGCGAGGACTTGCTCGATACGCCGCTCGAACAGCGGCGTGAGCGGCTCGACGGCCTGGTCCCGGCCGACAGCGACGTGGTCTCGGCGTACTGGCAGACCGACGACCCCGACCGGATCGCCGAGATCGAGCGGGCGGCCCTCGACGCCGGCCACGAGGGGATCATGCTCAAAGACCCCGAATCGACGTACACTCCCGGCAAGCGTGGAAAGAACTGGCGCAAGCGCAAACCCGACGTTGAGACGCTCGACTGCGTGGTCACCGGCGCCGAGTGGGGCGAGGGCCGGCGTGCGAACGTTCTCGGGACGTTCGAGTTGTCGGTCCGGAGCGACGAGGGGTACGCGACCGTCGGAAACGTCGCGACGGGCGTCACCGACGCCGAACTCGAATCGCTGACCGAACGGATCGAACCCCTGGTCACGGCCGAGGACGGCCAGTCGGTGACGGTGTCACCGGAAGTCGTCTTCGAGGTCGGCTACGAGGAGATCCAGCCCTCGACGACCTACGAGTCGGGCTACGCACTGCGGTTCCCGCGGTTTCTGGCGGTACGGGACGACACCGGTCCGGCGGGAGCCGACTCGCTTTCGCGCGTCGAACGCCTCGCGGCGTCGCAGTGA
- a CDS encoding MBL fold metallo-hydrolase, producing MTVRHDGLTAEWLGYATLRVEGDDTVVYLDPGRYGVLTGEWEPDTPGVGHPPARDYRPEDGDIVCVTHVHHYDPDGIRRVASEDATVVAFEGINVHQSDRDLDRLADLPYDVRTVSMEADILVDDVPIWTMPAYNHEDGPNTDADGTPIHPKGIGCGFLLSVDGTRVFWPGDSDVLEGHAELDVSLFVPSIAQSYTMDRHAAADLAEDLDPDLVLPIHYNTFGNLEADSGAFAQDVAKRGVPVVLDER from the coding sequence ATGACAGTCCGACACGACGGGCTCACCGCCGAGTGGCTCGGCTACGCGACGCTACGCGTAGAAGGGGACGACACGGTCGTCTACCTCGATCCGGGGCGGTACGGCGTCCTGACCGGCGAGTGGGAACCAGACACCCCCGGCGTCGGCCATCCGCCCGCCCGGGACTACCGACCGGAAGACGGTGACATCGTCTGTGTGACACACGTCCATCACTACGACCCCGACGGCATCCGTCGGGTCGCCAGCGAGGACGCGACCGTCGTCGCCTTCGAGGGGATCAACGTCCACCAGTCCGATCGGGACCTCGACCGACTGGCGGACCTGCCCTACGACGTACGCACCGTCTCGATGGAGGCCGATATTCTGGTCGACGACGTACCGATCTGGACGATGCCGGCGTACAACCACGAGGACGGCCCGAACACCGACGCCGACGGGACCCCGATCCATCCGAAAGGGATCGGCTGTGGCTTCCTGCTGTCGGTCGACGGCACGCGGGTGTTCTGGCCCGGCGACTCCGACGTGTTAGAGGGCCACGCGGAACTGGATGTCTCGCTGTTCGTCCCCTCGATTGCACAGAGTTACACGATGGACCGCCACGCTGCGGCCGACCTCGCCGAGGACCTCGATCCCGACCTCGTGCTCCCGATCCACTACAACACGTTCGGGAATCTGGAAGCCGACTCCGGCGCGTTCGCACAGGACGTTGCGAAACGCGGCGTGCCGGTCGTCCTCGACGAGCGGTGA
- a CDS encoding HEWD family protein, whose amino-acid sequence MVDIEPPRERTCERCGRRDIWDDELVSWTIANDDGEKLAGNPYCLHEWDINGTFNPLTS is encoded by the coding sequence ATGGTAGATATCGAGCCACCACGCGAACGGACGTGTGAACGGTGTGGACGACGCGACATCTGGGACGACGAGCTCGTCAGCTGGACCATCGCGAACGACGACGGCGAGAAACTGGCCGGAAACCCCTACTGTCTCCACGAGTGGGACATCAACGGCACGTTTAACCCGCTAACGAGCTGA
- a CDS encoding oligosaccharyl transferase, archaeosortase A system-associated produces MSQWRGQFEDNPELEAALDKVERWYHVPVLLALFGFMLWNRVRSWQNFIVDGEVLFSGNDPWYHYRSTVYTVQNWPATMPFDPWTRFPIGASPGQFGTLFDQVAATIALIVGLGSPSENTIAMVALFFPAVIGTLAMIPMYVMGRRLAGRLGGVTAALVLALSAGAFLGRSLVGTFDHHVAEAFLQTIAVLGMMVAISAADRDKPVFEQFADRDIDALRSTVLWSVLTGFAIATYLWTWPPGVLIVGILGTFFLLRLIIEFVRGQSPEHTAIVGTIALATTGVLTLASMDTLTVNATRHSLLQPALAFAVAGGCAFMAWLARYFERESLDATLYPVTVFGIIGVIAGIASVATPGLFNFLVDNILRVIGFSVSPTAGTVGEAQPLDPASLYPRYGLTVFIAAIGVIAIVAEQFLASDPDGEELLVAVWGVFLLAATFTQGRFDYYLVFPIAAITGLLIGRLVSWVDLSGDGDIAPYEVLTVVSLLVVVVAPLLVVAPTPMDYGGTAGPGQGIENWDDSLQWMEGNTPAVGTYDSGGEQSLDYYGTYKNREDFDYQTGDYGVLSWWDYGHWITTRAERIPNANPFQQGTDVAANFLLAQNESEANDVLETYDEDDARTQYVAVDWKMTQVKAGRGYGGKFFAPPQFDEDSNQSDYYRPIVAESGNYFFNYRTQDYYNSTVVRLYEFHGSAVSPQPIVVDWEASTVNGQARRIPAETPLRTFPNMSAARDYVQQDGTAQVGGVGMVPGERVSALEHYRYVGSSNRTAYESSEHNRATLTEAQGLGLPARPVNGTCGANQTSAPISGTNYCTPDQVANVMHRNSPTWTKIFERVPGATIEGSGPANTTVQVAVPMRNTQTNETFTYRQTVQTDDSGNFETTVPYSTTGYDEYGPAEGHTNVSVRADGPYRFRAITVQNRSLTPVSGTTQVTEGQVIGENETASTVELTGPQTSQTVSTGSLSPAAVPADS; encoded by the coding sequence ATGAGTCAATGGCGGGGCCAATTCGAGGATAACCCCGAACTCGAGGCTGCCCTGGACAAGGTCGAGCGGTGGTACCACGTCCCTGTCCTCTTGGCGCTTTTCGGGTTCATGCTGTGGAATCGTGTGCGTAGCTGGCAGAACTTCATCGTCGACGGCGAAGTGCTGTTCTCGGGCAACGACCCCTGGTACCACTACCGGTCGACGGTGTATACGGTCCAGAACTGGCCGGCGACGATGCCGTTCGATCCCTGGACTCGCTTCCCGATCGGCGCGTCACCGGGGCAGTTCGGCACGCTGTTCGATCAGGTGGCCGCGACGATCGCACTGATCGTCGGCCTGGGCTCGCCCAGCGAGAACACCATCGCGATGGTGGCGCTGTTCTTCCCAGCAGTCATCGGGACGCTCGCGATGATCCCGATGTACGTGATGGGACGGCGCCTGGCCGGCCGGCTGGGCGGTGTGACAGCCGCCCTCGTCCTGGCGCTCTCCGCCGGTGCGTTCCTCGGCCGGAGTCTCGTTGGCACCTTCGACCACCACGTCGCCGAGGCGTTCCTCCAGACGATCGCCGTCCTCGGGATGATGGTCGCGATCAGTGCCGCCGACCGTGACAAGCCGGTGTTCGAGCAGTTCGCCGACCGCGACATCGACGCCCTCCGCTCGACGGTCCTCTGGTCGGTGCTCACCGGATTCGCGATCGCGACCTATCTCTGGACCTGGCCGCCCGGCGTCCTCATCGTCGGTATTCTGGGGACCTTCTTCCTCCTGCGTCTCATCATCGAGTTCGTCCGCGGCCAGAGCCCGGAACACACCGCGATCGTCGGCACGATCGCGCTCGCGACGACTGGGGTGCTCACGCTCGCCAGTATGGACACGCTGACGGTCAACGCGACCCGTCACTCGCTGCTTCAGCCGGCGCTCGCCTTCGCGGTCGCCGGTGGCTGTGCGTTCATGGCGTGGCTCGCTCGCTACTTCGAGCGGGAGTCCCTCGACGCGACCCTCTACCCGGTGACCGTCTTCGGCATCATCGGCGTCATCGCCGGTATCGCGTCCGTCGCGACGCCGGGCCTGTTCAACTTCCTCGTCGACAACATCCTGCGTGTCATCGGGTTCTCGGTCAGCCCGACCGCGGGCACCGTCGGCGAGGCACAGCCGCTCGATCCCGCTAGCCTCTATCCGCGGTACGGGCTGACGGTCTTCATCGCGGCGATCGGTGTCATCGCGATCGTCGCCGAGCAGTTCCTCGCGAGCGACCCCGACGGCGAGGAACTGCTGGTCGCGGTCTGGGGCGTCTTCCTGCTTGCCGCGACGTTCACGCAGGGCCGGTTCGACTACTACCTGGTGTTCCCGATCGCCGCGATCACCGGACTGCTCATCGGCCGGCTGGTCAGCTGGGTCGATCTCTCGGGTGACGGCGACATCGCGCCCTACGAGGTGTTGACGGTCGTCTCCCTGCTCGTGGTCGTCGTCGCCCCGTTGCTCGTCGTCGCGCCGACGCCGATGGACTACGGCGGCACTGCCGGCCCGGGCCAGGGCATCGAGAACTGGGACGACAGCCTCCAGTGGATGGAGGGTAACACCCCTGCCGTCGGCACCTACGACAGCGGGGGCGAGCAGTCGCTCGACTACTACGGCACCTACAAGAACCGCGAGGACTTCGACTACCAGACCGGTGACTACGGCGTCCTCTCGTGGTGGGACTACGGGCACTGGATCACGACCCGCGCCGAGCGGATCCCGAACGCCAACCCGTTCCAGCAGGGGACCGACGTGGCCGCGAACTTCCTGCTCGCACAGAACGAGAGCGAGGCAAACGATGTCCTCGAAACGTACGACGAGGACGACGCTCGCACGCAGTACGTCGCCGTCGACTGGAAGATGACCCAGGTCAAGGCCGGTCGTGGCTACGGCGGGAAGTTCTTCGCGCCGCCGCAGTTCGACGAGGACTCCAACCAGAGCGACTACTACCGGCCGATCGTGGCCGAGAGCGGGAACTACTTCTTCAACTACCGGACCCAGGACTACTACAACAGCACGGTCGTCCGGCTCTACGAGTTCCACGGCAGCGCGGTCAGCCCTCAGCCGATCGTCGTCGACTGGGAGGCGTCGACGGTGAACGGCCAGGCCCGCCGGATACCCGCCGAGACGCCGCTCCGGACGTTCCCCAACATGAGCGCCGCACGGGACTACGTCCAGCAGGACGGGACCGCACAGGTCGGCGGTGTCGGGATGGTGCCGGGCGAGCGTGTCTCGGCGCTGGAACACTACCGCTACGTCGGGTCCAGTAACCGCACGGCCTACGAGTCCTCGGAGCACAACCGGGCGACCCTCACCGAAGCACAGGGGCTCGGACTGCCCGCACGGCCGGTCAACGGCACCTGTGGGGCCAACCAGACCTCCGCGCCGATCAGCGGGACGAACTACTGTACGCCCGATCAGGTCGCCAACGTGATGCACCGGAACTCGCCGACGTGGACGAAGATCTTCGAGCGCGTCCCCGGAGCGACCATCGAAGGCTCCGGTCCGGCCAACACGACCGTCCAGGTCGCTGTCCCGATGCGCAACACTCAGACCAACGAGACGTTCACCTACCGGCAGACGGTCCAGACCGACGACAGCGGGAACTTCGAGACGACGGTCCCGTACTCGACGACCGGCTACGACGAGTACGGCCCCGCCGAGGGGCACACGAACGTTAGTGTCCGCGCGGACGGGCCGTACCGGTTCCGTGCGATCACGGTCCAGAACCGTAGCCTCACGCCGGTTTCGGGAACGACCCAGGTCACCGAAGGACAGGTAATCGGCGAGAACGAGACGGCCTCGACGGTCGAACTCACCGGCCCACAGACCTCACAGACCGTCAGTACCGGCTCACTCTCGCCCGCCGCAGTGCCGGCCGATAGCTGA
- the aglG gene encoding glucosyl-dolichyl phosphate glucuronosyltransferase codes for MRVSVVVCTHAMDRYTDCYEAARSVLDQTHDDVELVLVSDGDEAVADRFRADFGDRADVRIHCNDENVGLAVSRNNGAAVATGDVVAFLDDDAIADPSWVAELVAVYEQRDVPAAGGRMVPAWVAGRPSFLPDEFYWLIGVTHRGFGPDGDPEQAGEVRNTFGSNISFRMDVFEALDGFEKEIGGRTGDKNLQGEETELCARMQSEYGHGVYYTPAAVVAHKVFDYRTDPGWLVDRAFWQGYSKRGMEVLVPESTGDESDFLSSLLFESVPDRLDGVVTSPSLAGVLQLIFLFVLTAAVGAGYLYGATVWR; via the coding sequence ATGCGCGTCTCGGTCGTCGTCTGTACGCACGCGATGGACCGGTACACTGACTGTTACGAGGCCGCCCGGAGCGTGCTCGACCAGACCCACGACGATGTCGAACTCGTGTTGGTCTCGGACGGCGACGAGGCCGTCGCCGACCGGTTCCGGGCCGACTTCGGCGACCGAGCGGACGTTCGGATCCACTGCAACGACGAGAACGTCGGGCTGGCGGTCAGCCGCAACAACGGCGCGGCGGTCGCGACGGGTGACGTAGTCGCGTTCCTCGACGACGACGCCATCGCCGATCCGTCGTGGGTGGCCGAACTCGTCGCCGTCTACGAACAGCGGGACGTGCCCGCCGCCGGCGGTCGGATGGTCCCGGCGTGGGTCGCCGGCCGGCCGTCCTTTCTCCCCGACGAGTTCTACTGGCTGATCGGTGTCACCCACCGTGGGTTCGGTCCCGACGGCGACCCCGAACAGGCGGGCGAAGTCCGCAACACGTTCGGCTCGAACATCTCCTTCCGGATGGACGTGTTCGAGGCCCTGGACGGGTTCGAGAAGGAGATCGGCGGCCGGACCGGGGACAAGAACCTCCAGGGCGAGGAGACGGAACTGTGTGCCCGGATGCAAAGCGAGTACGGCCACGGCGTCTACTACACACCCGCGGCCGTCGTCGCCCACAAGGTCTTCGACTACCGCACGGACCCGGGGTGGCTCGTCGACCGGGCGTTCTGGCAAGGCTACTCGAAACGCGGGATGGAGGTCCTCGTCCCGGAGTCGACCGGCGACGAATCGGATTTCCTCTCGTCGTTGCTGTTCGAGTCGGTCCCCGACAGACTGGACGGCGTGGTCACGTCCCCCTCTCTGGCCGGCGTCTTGCAACTCATCTTCCTGTTCGTGCTGACGGCCGCCGTCGGCGCGGGCTATCTCTACGGGGCGACGGTGTGGAGGTAA
- a CDS encoding glycosyltransferase family 4 protein, translating to MTDELPNVCVVTHPLAAAGENATRSLLDILAAITGVALVTADLPADSEIRERRELVELTQKGAGDSVVVAAVRFLLNQLRMCRVLADRDEEVVLFYGATSYVLPILAARLLGKTVLVEPRGDVPLTLRLTWEQRMPAPLARTLAGAVGLLERTGFALADGVVTYTPEMARQLDLHPEAPTVYPTGARYVRTDEFDIETPYADRERVVGFLGRLDEEKGIRELAEVARSLPEDVTFRFIGDGDLRAWLEAELTAEIAAGRVELTGWVDHDDVPEQLNELSLLVLPSQPTEGLPTTILEALSCGTPVLASPVSGVPDVVRDGETGFLVESREPAALRDEIAAILARDDLAEFSDRGRALIETEYSFEAACERYRSILRAAG from the coding sequence ATGACCGACGAGCTGCCGAACGTCTGTGTCGTCACGCATCCGCTGGCGGCCGCCGGCGAGAACGCCACCCGGAGTCTGCTCGACATCCTCGCCGCGATCACCGGTGTCGCGCTCGTGACAGCGGATCTCCCGGCGGACTCGGAGATCAGAGAGCGCCGCGAGCTCGTCGAACTCACGCAGAAGGGCGCCGGCGACTCCGTGGTCGTGGCCGCCGTTCGATTCCTCCTGAACCAACTGCGGATGTGTCGCGTGCTGGCCGACCGCGACGAGGAGGTGGTGCTGTTCTACGGCGCCACGTCGTACGTGCTCCCGATCCTGGCCGCGCGACTGCTTGGCAAGACGGTCCTCGTCGAGCCACGCGGGGACGTGCCGCTGACGCTCCGACTGACCTGGGAACAGCGGATGCCGGCGCCGCTGGCCCGGACACTCGCCGGCGCCGTCGGACTGCTCGAACGAACGGGCTTCGCGCTGGCAGACGGCGTCGTCACCTACACGCCCGAGATGGCCAGACAGCTCGACCTCCATCCCGAAGCACCGACCGTCTATCCCACCGGAGCGCGCTACGTCCGGACCGACGAGTTCGACATCGAGACGCCGTACGCCGACCGCGAGCGCGTGGTCGGCTTCCTCGGCCGGCTCGACGAGGAGAAGGGAATCCGCGAACTGGCCGAGGTAGCGCGCTCGCTCCCGGAGGACGTGACCTTCCGGTTCATCGGCGACGGCGACCTCCGGGCGTGGCTCGAAGCCGAACTCACGGCGGAGATCGCAGCCGGTCGGGTGGAACTGACCGGCTGGGTCGACCACGACGACGTGCCCGAGCAGTTGAACGAGCTCTCCCTGCTCGTGTTGCCCTCACAGCCGACGGAGGGACTGCCGACGACCATCCTGGAGGCGCTTTCCTGTGGGACCCCGGTACTGGCGTCGCCGGTCTCGGGGGTTCCGGACGTTGTTCGGGACGGCGAGACCGGCTTCCTCGTCGAGTCCCGCGAGCCCGCGGCACTCAGAGACGAGATAGCGGCGATACTGGCACGTGACGACCTCGCGGAGTTCAGTGATCGGGGGAGAGCACTGATCGAGACTGAGTACAGTTTCGAGGCGGCCTGTGAGCGGTACCGGTCGATCCTGCGGGCCGCCGGGTAG